A window from Citrus sinensis cultivar Valencia sweet orange chromosome 3, DVS_A1.0, whole genome shotgun sequence encodes these proteins:
- the LOC102620683 gene encoding UDP-galactose/UDP-glucose transporter 2 isoform X3 has protein sequence MNKNEEQTRSLFGISLTDRPKWQQFLICSSGFFFGYLVNGVCEEYVYNRLQFSYGWYFTFIQGFVYLVLIYLQGFTTKQMMNPWKTYVKLSAVLMGSHGLTKGSLAFLNYPAQLMFKSTKVLPVMVMGAFIPGLRRKYPAHEYVSALLLVVGLILFTLADAQTSPNFSMIGVIMISGALIMDSFLGNLQEAIFTMNPETTQMEMLFCSTVVGLPMLIPPMLLTGELFKAWNSCSQHLYVYGVLVFEAMATFIGQVSVLSLIALFGAATTAMVNPSHKLEAFPQFHNVNILTCDNGKKGSNITIVILDIHKAIN, from the exons ATGAACAAGAATGAAGAGCAAACTCGGTCTCTGTTTGGGATTTCTCTCACAGATAGACCCAAATGGCAACAATTTCTCATTTGCTCTTCTGGGTTCTTCTTTGGTTATCTCGTCAATGGCGTCTGCGAG GAATATGTATACAATAGGCTGCAATTCAg CTATGGTTggtatttcacatttattcAAGGATTTGTGTATCTTGTCCTCATTTATCTTCAAGGCTTCACCACTAAGCAAATGATGAATCCATGGAAGACTTATGTGAAGCTCTCTGCAGTTCTAATGGGTTCTCATGGACTCACAAAAGGCTCTTTGGCTTTTCTTAACTATCCTGCACAGCTTATGTTCAAATCCACCAAG GTTTTGCCTGTGATGGTCATGGGAGCCTTCATACCAGGCCTCAGGCGAAAATACCCAGCTCACGAATATGTATCTGCATTACTTTTAGTTGTGGGATTGATCCTTTTTACCTTAGCCGATGCACAAACTTCCCCAAATTTCAGCATGATTGGCGTTATCATGATTTCTGGTGCTCTAATAATGGATTCTTTTCTTGGAAATTTGCAAGAAGCCATCTTTACCATGAACCCTGAAACCACCCAG ATGGAGATGCTGTTTTGCTCGACCGTGGTCGGTTTGCCAATGTTGATTCCTCCAATGCTTTTGACAGGGGAGTTATTTAAAGCATGGAATTCTTGCTCTCAG CATCTATACGTTTACGGTGTGCTGGTCTTTGAAGCCATGGCCACCTTTATCGGCCAAGTTTCAGTCCTTTCCCTCATTGCCCTGTTTGGTGCTGCTACAACAGCTATGGTGAATCCCTCACACAAGCTTGAAGCTTTTCCCCAGTTCCATAACGTTAATATACTAACAT GTGACAACGGCAAGAAAGGCAGTAACATTACTATTGTCATACTTGATATTCACAAAGCCATTAACTGA
- the LOC102620683 gene encoding UDP-galactose/UDP-glucose transporter 2 isoform X2: protein MNKNEEQTRSLFGISLTDRPKWQQFLICSSGFFFGYLVNGVCEEYVYNRLQFSYGWYFTFIQGFVYLVLIYLQGFTTKQMMNPWKTYVKLSAVLMGSHGLTKGSLAFLNYPAQLMFKSTKVLPVMVMGAFIPGLRRKYPAHEYVSALLLVVGLILFTLADAQTSPNFSMIGVIMISGALIMDSFLGNLQEAIFTMNPETTQMEMLFCSTVVGLPMLIPPMLLTGELFKAWNSCSQVTTARKAVTLLLSYLIFTKPLTEQHGTGLLLIAMGITLKLLPADDKPIKRTATSSFKVNIRKLSFSEREEADEEKRAPV from the exons ATGAACAAGAATGAAGAGCAAACTCGGTCTCTGTTTGGGATTTCTCTCACAGATAGACCCAAATGGCAACAATTTCTCATTTGCTCTTCTGGGTTCTTCTTTGGTTATCTCGTCAATGGCGTCTGCGAG GAATATGTATACAATAGGCTGCAATTCAg CTATGGTTggtatttcacatttattcAAGGATTTGTGTATCTTGTCCTCATTTATCTTCAAGGCTTCACCACTAAGCAAATGATGAATCCATGGAAGACTTATGTGAAGCTCTCTGCAGTTCTAATGGGTTCTCATGGACTCACAAAAGGCTCTTTGGCTTTTCTTAACTATCCTGCACAGCTTATGTTCAAATCCACCAAG GTTTTGCCTGTGATGGTCATGGGAGCCTTCATACCAGGCCTCAGGCGAAAATACCCAGCTCACGAATATGTATCTGCATTACTTTTAGTTGTGGGATTGATCCTTTTTACCTTAGCCGATGCACAAACTTCCCCAAATTTCAGCATGATTGGCGTTATCATGATTTCTGGTGCTCTAATAATGGATTCTTTTCTTGGAAATTTGCAAGAAGCCATCTTTACCATGAACCCTGAAACCACCCAG ATGGAGATGCTGTTTTGCTCGACCGTGGTCGGTTTGCCAATGTTGATTCCTCCAATGCTTTTGACAGGGGAGTTATTTAAAGCATGGAATTCTTGCTCTCAG GTGACAACGGCAAGAAAGGCAGTAACATTACTATTGTCATACTTGATATTCACAAAGCCATTAACTGAACAGCATGGGACTGGACTTCTGCTAATAGCAATGGGCATCACATTGAAACTCTTGCCTGCAGATGacaaacccatcaagagaacTGCAACATCATCTTTCAAAGTCAACATTCGGAAACTATCTTTTAGTGAACGTGAAGAAGcagatgaagaaaaaagagcACCGGtctaa
- the LOC102620683 gene encoding UDP-galactose/UDP-glucose transporter 2 isoform X1 — MNKNEEQTRSLFGISLTDRPKWQQFLICSSGFFFGYLVNGVCEEYVYNRLQFSYGWYFTFIQGFVYLVLIYLQGFTTKQMMNPWKTYVKLSAVLMGSHGLTKGSLAFLNYPAQLMFKSTKVLPVMVMGAFIPGLRRKYPAHEYVSALLLVVGLILFTLADAQTSPNFSMIGVIMISGALIMDSFLGNLQEAIFTMNPETTQMEMLFCSTVVGLPMLIPPMLLTGELFKAWNSCSQHLYVYGVLVFEAMATFIGQVSVLSLIALFGAATTAMVTTARKAVTLLLSYLIFTKPLTEQHGTGLLLIAMGITLKLLPADDKPIKRTATSSFKVNIRKLSFSEREEADEEKRAPV; from the exons ATGAACAAGAATGAAGAGCAAACTCGGTCTCTGTTTGGGATTTCTCTCACAGATAGACCCAAATGGCAACAATTTCTCATTTGCTCTTCTGGGTTCTTCTTTGGTTATCTCGTCAATGGCGTCTGCGAG GAATATGTATACAATAGGCTGCAATTCAg CTATGGTTggtatttcacatttattcAAGGATTTGTGTATCTTGTCCTCATTTATCTTCAAGGCTTCACCACTAAGCAAATGATGAATCCATGGAAGACTTATGTGAAGCTCTCTGCAGTTCTAATGGGTTCTCATGGACTCACAAAAGGCTCTTTGGCTTTTCTTAACTATCCTGCACAGCTTATGTTCAAATCCACCAAG GTTTTGCCTGTGATGGTCATGGGAGCCTTCATACCAGGCCTCAGGCGAAAATACCCAGCTCACGAATATGTATCTGCATTACTTTTAGTTGTGGGATTGATCCTTTTTACCTTAGCCGATGCACAAACTTCCCCAAATTTCAGCATGATTGGCGTTATCATGATTTCTGGTGCTCTAATAATGGATTCTTTTCTTGGAAATTTGCAAGAAGCCATCTTTACCATGAACCCTGAAACCACCCAG ATGGAGATGCTGTTTTGCTCGACCGTGGTCGGTTTGCCAATGTTGATTCCTCCAATGCTTTTGACAGGGGAGTTATTTAAAGCATGGAATTCTTGCTCTCAG CATCTATACGTTTACGGTGTGCTGGTCTTTGAAGCCATGGCCACCTTTATCGGCCAAGTTTCAGTCCTTTCCCTCATTGCCCTGTTTGGTGCTGCTACAACAGCTATG GTGACAACGGCAAGAAAGGCAGTAACATTACTATTGTCATACTTGATATTCACAAAGCCATTAACTGAACAGCATGGGACTGGACTTCTGCTAATAGCAATGGGCATCACATTGAAACTCTTGCCTGCAGATGacaaacccatcaagagaacTGCAACATCATCTTTCAAAGTCAACATTCGGAAACTATCTTTTAGTGAACGTGAAGAAGcagatgaagaaaaaagagcACCGGtctaa